The DNA sequence GTCCAAAGGACAGGGGGGATCAGTCCTTCAAGAAGGCATGCAATTATCCGATAATACTTTCACATAAAATTATTCTTATAACGATAAGCATTATAAGGAGTTACAAACATTAGTACAAAAATTCTGGGGGATGGCCAGTAAAAAAAGCTTATTGCTCTTTCCGGGGAGAGTTCCGTTCCAGCCTGCAAACTCTTTCCTCATCACACACAAAATCATCCGGTTCGAACTGAAGGGTAGAATGGAGAATCCCGAACCGCTCACGGAGAAGATCCTGGGCGTTTTTGAGACAAACCTGCCAGTGGGTGGTATTGCAGCACATCGCATGCAGACGGACATGGGCGCTGAGCGAGGGGATGCCGCTTGCGATGGTCCAGATGTGGAGATCATCGACCTCCTGGACATGCTCCAGGCTCTCCAGCGCCTCTTTGACCTCATGATAGTCGATATTTTCCGGGGTTGATTCCAAGAGGATATTGATGGTCTGGACAAGCAGTCCCCAAGTGCTCAAAAGGATAAGAATACCGATAACGACACTGGCGATGGGGTCAATCAGTGTCCAGCCGGTGGTGAAAATCACCACACCGGCAATGATTGCTCCAAGGGAGCCGAGCGCATCGGAGGCCATGTGCAGGAAGGCGGCTTTCATGTTGACCGTTTCATCCCGGCTGCGGTAAAGCACCCAGGCGCTTCCGGCATTGGCTGCCAGGCCCATAATCGCCACAATAATCATGAGGGGGCCGTTAATTTGGGGTGTCTGCCCAAACCTGCTCCATGCCTGCCAGAAGATCACCCCCACAATAATCATCAGCGTCGCACCGTTGACGAAGGCACCCAGAACCTCCGCCCGTAAGAGTCCATAGGTGCGTGTGGGAGTAGCCATCCTTTCCGCCAGCCGCGCCACAAAAATGGCTAAAATCAGGGCGGCCACATCGGTCAGCATATGCCCGGCGTCCGCCATGAGCGCCAGGCTGTTCGCCAGTATGCCGCCGATAACCTCCACAACAAGGAATACGGCATTGATGACCAGCGCAATCCAAAGACGACGGCGGGAATGGGTTTTTAGTTCATGGAGATGACCATGCCCATGTTCGTGATTATGGTTTTGGCCGTGCCCATGGTTTTCGTTATTTTTTTCAAGCTTCATACAACAATCCGGATAGTAAGCAGTTACTTTTTTAAGGAGTCCCACAGATTATACCTAGTGTAACGTCAATCAGATAATGTCTGGTGCTGGAGTTTCTTTTTTTTTTACCCCCTTTAAAAGGGGGTCGCCGCTCAAGCGGCGGGGGGATCTTTATTCGCTGGGAAGAAGAAATCCCCCCTGCCTTTGGCTTCCCCCCTTGTTAAGGGGGGAATATGAATCCAACTTTATTGCATTGACTTAACAAGAGTGATTGAGTAACAAAGCAAGGTATAAAAGAATCCGAGTATGCTATTTGAGAAGGTTAGTGCTAGGATATAGATGCGGCAACAAGTTCGGCATGACACGTGTCATCCTGAACTCGTTTCAGTATCTAATTGCGCAATCACAGTGTAGTGTGTTCAAGAAATACATACCTGAGGACATACTCGGAAAGTTTTATTGCTGTCTTTTAAATCTGTATTGCAAAGAATTTCCCTTGGTATGAACTTTTTCGAAGCTATATTTCAAAGAAACCGCCTGTCCGACCAAACACGAGGATACCATGAAAAACCTGATGTTCATCCTTTTCCTGTCCGCTCTCTTCTGTTACAGAACGCCGGTTACTACAGGAGACGATTTCGACGACATGATCAAAAAGCAGAACAAGAAATTCGAGCAGATGCAGAAGGAGGCCAATGATCGGTTCGAAAAGATGAAACAGGTTGACGCCGAATTCGCCGAGATTTTGAACCGGGCTTGGAAAGAGCTGGACCTCAACACCGGGATCAAACCGGATACCACCCCCAAACCTGATACTCCGCCTGTCGCCCGTCCGGCTGAGATTCCCGCCCCCAGACCCGTCGCTCCACCGCCGGAAAAGATACTACCCCCGTCTCCTCCCAAACCACAACCCGAGCTGAAACCGATACAGCCTGTTGGGCAGGCAGGTGTACCGCTCGCATTCGACTTTTTCGGTACTCCGCTTCGCATGACCTGCGATCCCCAGGCAAAACACCCTCTCGAAGGCCAGGCGGGCGAGAAGACCATCGGCGCTTTCTGGGAGGCGCTCAGTAAATCCGATTACCGGGCATTTCTGACGCAGGCCATGCAGATACGGAAACAATTGAACCTGAACGACTGGGGATACTGTCTCCTCCTGAACGCGGCGGGCGAAAGCCTGTATGCCGGTTCGGTCAATGAAAGCAGGCTGTTCACCTGGTTCATGATGGTACAGTCCGGTTACGATGCACGGGCCGGGTTTGCGGACAACCAGGTATATCTTCTCCTTCCATCGGTAAACACCGTGTACAGCGCACCCTACTATACCCTCGGAAAGAACAATTACTATGTCATGCCCATGAACACATCTCCGAAAACGATAAAATCTCTCTATACCTATCAGGGGAATTACGGCGTCGCCGGGAAAGACATGGATCTCGCCATCATCACCCCGCCTGATATCACCGGAACCGGCGATCGGAAGACATTCACGTTCACCTATGCCGGGAAAACCCATACCCTCCCGGTGAATGTGCGTCAGAACGTGGTCGATTTCTACCGCTATTATCCACAGACCAATCTTGACATTTATTTCCGGGCTTCCATGGCCGCCGATACCCGGAACGACATCCTCGCTGCATTGAAACCGGTTGTCCTGAACAAGCCGGAAGAGGAGGCGGTGAATATCCTGCTCTGTTTCGTACAGACTGCATTCGCTTATAAAACCGATGATGCCCAGTTTGGGAGAGAGAAATATTTCTTCCCGGAGGAAACTCTTTTCTACCCGTACTCGGATTGTGAAGACCGGGCGGTGCTCTTTGCCTTTCTGGTCCGCAATCTTCTGAATCTCGAGGTCATCGGGCTTGATTACCCGGGACATGTTGCGACTGCGGTCAGGTTCGCCGGAAATGCGCCGGGAGATGCGGTGATATACCGTTCGGCGCGGTATGTGATCTGCGATCCCACCTACATCAACGCCCGGTATGGCGAATGCATGCCCATCTTTAAAAAAGTTGCCCCGGGAATCGTTCAGATCACAGGGAATTGAAAAACCCCCTTTGAAATACTGTTTCTTGCAAAGTTCGCAAAGAATACCTTGCAGCTTGACGGGAGGGTAGTTCATTCCCCTGTCTTCTTTATTCTGGATTCTGTCCTTTTGACTTTGCGAACTTTGCGAGAGAATATACATGACGACATAAATAAATGCGCATGTTTTGAGTATTTATTCCAATAAGCGTTCAAAATGGCATGATTTCCATTTTTTAACCTCACCCCGGCCCTCTCCTAATTAGGAGAGGGTGCCCGAAGGGCGGGTGAGGTTTTACGTCAATTTGAAAAATAATTGGAATTAGATAATGAAACGAGTTCAGGATGACACGTGTCATGCCGAACTTGTTGCCGTTTCGCGGGAACGATGAAAGCGCAGCGCATCTTTTAGCAACCGTTGCCGCATCTATTTTGAAAAGAAACGCAATAAAATATGTCGTCATGTATAAAACATATCACCCTGTATAACAGGAGTTTACCCAATGAAACGCCGTGACGCGATTCCGCTTATTCCTCTCACCGCCGCCGGAATATGTGGTTTGGCAACAAGAGCTTTGTCCCAGAGAGCAGTAACAAATCCCATCAGGGAAAACGCCGCCGATTCTTCTCCTGGACCGCTCTCCATCAGGTATTTAACAAAAATTCGCGAACTGCTTACATGGATTCGCGACACCCAGTCTCAGAACATGCTCGAAGCCTCCTACATGATCGCCCGCAAGCATTTGGAAGGAAAAACATGCTGGTGCTCATGGGATATGGGGCATGGCCCCAACATCGATATCCTTTCCCCGGGGCGCAACGGCCTTCCGGAAATTTTCACGCCCGGATACGACCCGAAAAAATCCAGGTCCGGCGATCTCTTTCTGAAATCGACAGAGAACGGCTCTCTCAATGAAGTAGATACCAAGGACATGTATGTCATCGGGATGCCGGTGCCGTGGGGGGCGGACGCCCGGAAAAGCGAACTCCTCGAGGATAAATTTCAAAACTTGAAAATCCGCCCGTACTGCGATATCTGGATCGAAACCAACATGACGACTATCGGGGCTGTGATGACCGTTCCCGGCATGACCGCGCCCATCGGCCCGGAATCCGGAGTTATCGGCATGGTGACGTTCTGGATGATGACAGCAGATGCATGCCGTATCCTTGCTCGCGAGGGAAAGCCCCCACCGGTGAAAGGCGACGAGCCTGCCATTGACTGGAAAAACGCAAAGGATCGGACACTGCGGAGCGATCCCCTCATGGATGACTATTTCGATGCGATTATATCTCAGATGGAGCTTATCGGGGCCGAGTTTGGAGCAATCAGAAAAATAGCTAAAATGGCGGTCGATTCGGTGTTTTCGGGGGGACGGGTCTACGGCTACGACCGGTACGGTGGATTCGCCGCAGAAGCGCGCGGACGGCGCGGCGGTCTCCTCCTGACACAGGGATTGTCAGCCGACAGGGACGGTAACCTGACCGACTGGACAAGCTGGGCGGGAAAGGAAACTCCCTCACCCAAAGACCTGGTCATCATGGGATTGTCCAAACCGGACGACGAGATCGATCTCAGAAGCCTCGATGCGCTGAGAAAAATCGGCGCAAAAGTGGTTTCCATCGGCCCGATGACCCGCAACAATAAAATTCCCGAAGGCCGCACGGTGCCGAAGGAAACCGATGTCCATGTCGGCGCCATGTGCGATACCTACGGGCTGTTCGCCATTCCCGGTTTCGAGAGAAAGGTCTGCCCGACCTCCGGGCCGCTGCTCAACCAGATTTACTGGACCACCGTCATGGAAATCGTGGAGGAGATTCAGCGCTGCACAGGGGGAGACGTTCCTGCGGCGTTGTTTTCGGTTGCGCTGAAAGGTGGTTATGACCATTTTTACAGAATGATCGAGTTGTTTAAGAAAAGGGGGTATTGAACTGGTAAATAATCTGAGAGTTTCAAGTAATTAGCCCGAATTATGTAGGTAAAAGGGATTTTAGTCTCTGTGAGCGTTAAAACTACAGCCCCCTATATCCCCCAAAGGGGGATTTAAAAGACTGCAAGACAAGGCTTAATTGGTTTTTTAAAAAGTTACACTTTCGCATTTTCATCTTTACCACGAAAAGTCCCCCTTCGGGGGATTTAGGGGGCTGCCTTCCAAAATTATTAATAAGTATTTGTTTAAAAAAGAGTTAAGAAAATGTCATAGCAAGTTTGTGAATAATTCGGGTTAGTGACAAGAGATAGTCTTGATTTCCATTGGCGCAATAAGATGCAAAGAGAGCCTAAGTAACATCGACCATCTGAACCGATTTTGACACAATGATAGTTCTTCGCCGGAATCGACCGAACCAGTGTCGTAACCGGCAGTTTACTCTCTCTACGCCATGGGTTTCAGGCTTCTTTCATTTTACCACAACATCGCGCACTTTGATTCGCCGCGCTTTTCCGGCAGGTCCTTCCACATTCAGAACGACCACATACTCGCCCGCCTTGGAATATTGGTGAATGGGATGCTGCTCGGTGGAGGTGGTGCCGTCATCGAAATACCAAAGCCATGAAGTGATTTTCCCGTAGGATAGGTCCTTGAAAGCCACCAGCCGGCGGTCCATATCCACAACCTTGAAAGACCATTGCGCTTCTATAGGCTTACGGAATTGCGGCTCAAGGGGCATCGGGCGGAAAGCGACCTGGCAGGAGGCATTGGAATCCATCCTCGTTTTATGTGACAAGTTCCAGAAACCTGTATAATCGCCTTCAGCCTTGTCATAATCCATTACAGCCCAGGAAAGCCCGATGATCCTGTTCTCCTCCAGTTTTGATTCAACCGCGCCATCAGGACCGTCATAGGGGGCATAATCGAACGGTGTGATCCAGAATTCAAGGATAAGATGCCCGCTCTCGCCTTCCTTGAAATTGTATGAGTATGCATGGTTCGCATAGGGCAGGTCGCGAATCCATGGCTGGCAGCCCCAGACCATGGCCCAGTCTCTGCCCTCACCGGGAGGGGTGAAAATATGGTAATTCTGGGAGTGTACACCTTTGAAACGGAAATGGTTTTCCATGGGATCGGGAAGCTGGGGATTGGAGATGAATTGTCCGCCCGACAGGTCGCCGTCCACCGCCACCTCAAAAATATCGCCGCGCCGGTAGAACATGGACCAGTAATTATCGTCCGCCTCATAGAGAAAATACAGACGGTTCATCCCTTTCACCCAACCCACTTTCACGTTCACATTCAGGTCTTTCGGGTCAGGGCTCCCGACATTACCCAAATCGGTGTCTCGAAGCTGATCGGAACCGATGGTGTAGCTTTCCGGAACGATATTCCAGTCATCTGTTTTTCCGTCTATGCAGGGAATCCTGTCGGATGGAAACTGAAAGATTTTAAACTCCACATCCGGCCGTTCCAGCGCCTGGACAATTGTGTAACCGAATACGGAAAGCACCAATACCGCAATCGCCAGCCTGAATATCATGCAAGTATTATCCTTTCAAGTAGAGCCAATTGCAAAAGTCGATGTAAATAAAAAATGGTAAGTTTTTAACTCAAGCCCCCTAACCCTCGGTCCCTTTCCCCCGTTCCGGGGGCAAGGGAAGTCGTTACACCACAGTTTTTCCTGCCCCCTTTGGGGGGATGTCCAAAGGACAGGAAGGAGGCTGCTTCTAAAGTCTCGACATATGCAAAAGCCTCGGAATACTCTGAAATATCCCCCTACATGGGCTGTATAGCGCCCTTTTCCTTTCCGAAGAGTTTTATATACGGCTCAATATATTCCTTCGACTTTGCATCCCGGTACGGGGAACCGATGGCCCAGTCTTCCGGTAATGTATCGAGCGATACCATCTTGCCGCCCATTTCCAGGTAGGAGCGAAATGCCGCAATGAACATGGCGGTTTTTTCAAGGATCTCGTCGTATGTCTGGTACATATTGCCCGTTTCAAACATCCGCTGGATACGGTGGAGCATGGGCAGCCATTCAAATTCATCGCGCGCCCATTCGTCCACCCAGTGGTTGATGAAAGTCTGGTTCCCCGGTTGAATTATGAGTGCACAGTTATTCCCGCCTATTCCCGGCATTTGCCCTTCATTAATTTTGCCGATGAACGGTCCCTTGCCGCGGTCGTTATATAACACATAGGTTATGCCGCTCTTTTCCGGATCATGAGGATTTATGCCGGTTCGCCAGTCCTTTGTCTTGAACGATACCGATTGGATGCCGCCGCCAACAGCCGCGTATGCCAACCACAAACCATGGATACCGTGAGAATAGTAATCCGCGCTGGAATTCCACGCCTCATAGCCGGTGATCTCCTGAAGTTTCACCTTGCTCCTTATCGTGTGGACTTCCTTCAGGTGTTCCCAGTCCGATCCGGTCATGAGCGGCGCTCCGCCCTTCTTTGCACGGTTCACCATGTCACGGGCCTTCACCATCGAGTCCGCCTGGGGACACCTCACAACGGTGGGTATTCCCGCATCCAGATATGGCTGAGCAAGCTTGTAATTATAGGCCACCGCAAAGAAGTCATCCACAAACATCGCGTGCACCTTGCCCACCATGCTGTCAAAACTTTTTACAATTTCGACGCCGAATCTATTGCGGAATCCCTCTGCAACTTTTGGATCGGCGGACCATACCTTGGTAAAAATCATACCGGTACGCCTGACTTCTCCTTCAGGTGGATTGAGTAATTTGCCCCAGATGCCGTTCGATTGACCGCCTGAACCGAGGATAAGCCCGACTTCGAGCAGTTCCCTGGAAGCGGGTGACTTACGCTTAAAAATAACCTCTGCACTTGACGGTGGTGCAGCGCTTGCAAGGATCATCGAGGATCCGATTTTCAGGAACCTGCGTCTTGACGCCTTGATGTCCTCTTGCATAACACATCTCCTTTGCAACGAGTAAAATCCTCTGTAGAGCTTTTCATCAGGCATAGCGTAATCACATCATGCTTCATAACATTTTCATGCTTTCAACTGCATGGTTTTTTCAATAACTCAGATAACGAATACATGGTTTGACCGGTACGTCATATCCCTGTCACGAAATCTCCGGCAACTCAAATTCCATCGTTTCCGGGCTGAAATCCTGCTCGTACGTCGAAATCACTCCGCCGAATGGGAACTTACCCAGGCATAACATCATCTTCGAGTGTTTGAACCCATTATCTCTACGCCGTGTTTCAGAATATATTCCGCGAATATCCCGCGCTTCGGGCTTTCCAGCAAAGACGACTGAGCCGCCACCATCACGGGTTTCGGCCGGAAAGCATTATTAGGTCGTCGGCTGTAAAAACCCCTTCTCTTTTCCAAAGAGCTTTATGTACGGATCAATCGCCGCCTTCGAGTTTGTACCAAAGACACCGTACGGGGAACCGATGGCCCAATCTTCCGGTAAAGTATCGAGCGGGACCATCTCGCCCTTCTTTTCCAAGTGGGAGTAAAACGCTGCGATGAACATGGCGCTTTTTTCAAGTATCTCTTCGTGGGTCTGGTACATCTCGCCCGTTTCGAAAAGCCGCTGGATTTGGTGAACCATGGGCAGCCACTCAAATTCATCGCGCGCCCATTGATCCACCCAATGGTTGATGAAAGTTTTGTCCCCCGGCTGAATTACAAAGGCGCAGTTGTTCAGACCAACTCCCGGCATCTGCCCTTCATTTATCTTGCCTGTGAACTGTCCCCTGCCGCGGTCTTTATATAACACATAGGTTATACCACACTTTCCCGGATCAAAGGGATTCACACTGGTGCGCCAGTCCTTTGACTTGAACGCTACCGAATGGATGCCCCCGCCGATCGCCGTGTACGCCAGCCATAATCCATGAATGCCGTGCGAGTAGTAATCATTGCTGGAATTCCACACCTCATAGCTGGTTATTTCATCATGTTTGATCTTGCCTCTGATAATGTGGACTTCCTTCAGGAATTCCCAGTCCGATGCGGTAATGAGCGGCGTGCCGCCCTTCTTTGCGCGGTTCACCATGTCACGGGCCTTCACCATCGAGTCCGCATAGGGACGGTTTATATATGTGGGTATCCCCGCTTCCAGATATGGCCTCGCAAGCTTGTAATTATAGGCTGCGGCAAAGAAGTCATCCACGAACATCCCGTGTACCTTGCCCACCATGCCGTCAAAATTCTTTACAATTTCGATGCCGGTTTGTTTACTGAATCGCTCAGCAACCTGTGGATCGGCCGACCATACCTTGGTAAAAAGCATACCGGTACGCCTGGGAACTCCCGGCGGAGGATTGAGCAGTCTGTCCCAGATGCCGCCCGATCCCCAATTTGTCGAACCGCCTGCTCCGAGGATAAGCCCCACTTCGAGCAGTTCCCTGGAAACTTGCGACTTGCGCTTGAAAAGTACTCCTGCTCCGGATGACGAAGCAGCGCTGGCAAGAACCATTGATGATCCGATTTTGATGAACCTGCGTCTCGATGTGTTAGTGTTCTCCAGCATGATGCATCTCCTTTTCAACGGGTAAAAACCTCTATGCAGTTTTTCATGGTGAATCCGTTTATGGCCTGCGGACTATCCGGAAACCCAGGCCCCAATATGAGTGGGACGGCCTGCGCCAGTGACGGTAAGCCGTTCGGAGATACACGGCCTGCTCGTACCAACCGCCGCCGCGAAACGCCCTGTTCTCGGAAGGTTTCGACGTATAGTAGTC is a window from the Candidatus Latescibacter sp. genome containing:
- a CDS encoding PKD domain-containing protein encodes the protein MIFRLAIAVLVLSVFGYTIVQALERPDVEFKIFQFPSDRIPCIDGKTDDWNIVPESYTIGSDQLRDTDLGNVGSPDPKDLNVNVKVGWVKGMNRLYFLYEADDNYWSMFYRRGDIFEVAVDGDLSGGQFISNPQLPDPMENHFRFKGVHSQNYHIFTPPGEGRDWAMVWGCQPWIRDLPYANHAYSYNFKEGESGHLILEFWITPFDYAPYDGPDGAVESKLEENRIIGLSWAVMDYDKAEGDYTGFWNLSHKTRMDSNASCQVAFRPMPLEPQFRKPIEAQWSFKVVDMDRRLVAFKDLSYGKITSWLWYFDDGTTSTEQHPIHQYSKAGEYVVVLNVEGPAGKARRIKVRDVVVK
- a CDS encoding cation diffusion facilitator family transporter; translated protein: MKLEKNNENHGHGQNHNHEHGHGHLHELKTHSRRRLWIALVINAVFLVVEVIGGILANSLALMADAGHMLTDVAALILAIFVARLAERMATPTRTYGLLRAEVLGAFVNGATLMIIVGVIFWQAWSRFGQTPQINGPLMIIVAIMGLAANAGSAWVLYRSRDETVNMKAAFLHMASDALGSLGAIIAGVVIFTTGWTLIDPIASVVIGILILLSTWGLLVQTINILLESTPENIDYHEVKEALESLEHVQEVDDLHIWTIASGIPSLSAHVRLHAMCCNTTHWQVCLKNAQDLLRERFGILHSTLQFEPDDFVCDEERVCRLERNSPRKEQ